From the genome of Pseudomonas hamedanensis:
GCCGATGCAGCGCTTGAGCGCCAGCGGCTTGCCCGGATACGCCGACAGCGCCCGCCCGTGCTGGGTGACGCGGCCATTGCCGTTGGGCGCCAGGTACGGCTCGACCAGACAATCGAGCACATGATTGAGGTCCACCGGCTCGATGTTTTCATGGATGTCGGTGTCTTTGACGCATTGCAGCGCGCCTTTGACCAACAACTCCAACTCATCGAGATCGCGGCCGAATTTGGCTTGCAGTTTTTCGTCTTCCAGCAATTCGACGCGCAGGCGCAATCGCGTGATCGGCGTGCGCAGGTCATGGGAAATCGCACTGAATAACTGGCTGCGTTCGGTCAGATAGCGGCTGATGCGCTCGCGCATGGTGTTGAACGCGCGACCCACTTCAACCACTTCGCTGCCGCCGCCCTCGGCGACCGGCTCGACGTCGGCACCCAGCGACAGGTCGCGCGCCGCCCGCGCCAGACGCTTGAGTGGCCGGCTCTGCCAATGCACCAGCAGACCGATGAACAGCAAAAGAAAACCACTGGTGAGCACGATGAACCAGACCTGCTGCGCCGGCAGGCCTTGCTCTTCGAGACTGGTGTACGGCTCGGGCAACAGCGAGGCGATGTACAGCCATTCGCCCGGGGCCATTTGAATTTGCGTGACCAGCACTGGCGGATTGACCGGTTCGAGGGTCAGCGCGTAGTGCGCCCAGGAACGCGGCAACTCGTCGAGTTTCAGCCCGGCGTTGAAAATCCGCAGGTCCTCGGGACTGACAAACGTCACCGAAATATCGGTGTCATGCCCCAGGGTCTGCCGCAGCACTTCATCCACCGCTTTCATCACCGCCGCCTTGCGCGGCGTGACCGGCAGCACTTCCATGCCCAGCGGTCGGTCATTGAGCGTCACCACGAATCGCGTGCCGCCCATGCTGCGCAACTGGTCGAGTACCAGCGGCCGATAGGCCACCGGCAGAGAGCGGAAATAGCTGACGCTGGCGGTCATCGAATGAGCGAGGCTACGGGCACTGGTGACCAGCCCCTCAAGCTGAGTGGCGCGCAGTTGCGAGACCCAGATCACGCTGGATAACGTCTGCGCGAACAGCACCGCGAGCAGCGTCAACAGCAGCATGCGACCGAGCAGCGAGCGCGGCACCGGGACCCTGGCAGCGAGTTTGCGCAGCGACTCAGTGACCATTGCCGGCAACCACATTGGCTGCCAGCTGATAACCGCTGCCACGCACGGTGCGGATCAGCCGCGGCGGTTTTTCGGTGTCGCGCAGGCGCTGGCGCAAACGGCTGACGGCCATGTCGACGATGCGGTCGAGCGGCATCAGATCGCGGCCACGGGTGGCGTTGCCGATGGTGTCACGGTCGAGGATTTGCTGCGGGTGATCAAGGAACAGTTTGAGCAAGGCGAAATCGGCGCCGGAGAGAATCACTTCCTCGCCGTCAGCGTGAAACAGCCGGTGACTGACCATGTCCAGGCGCCAGTCATCGAAGGCCAGCACTTCACTGCCGCTGCGTTCGTGAGCGAATTGCGCGCGGCGCAGCAGGGCCTTGATCCGCGCTTGCAGTTCGCGCGGGCTGAACGGTTTGCCAAGGT
Proteins encoded in this window:
- a CDS encoding ATP-binding protein — translated: MVTESLRKLAARVPVPRSLLGRMLLLTLLAVLFAQTLSSVIWVSQLRATQLEGLVTSARSLAHSMTASVSYFRSLPVAYRPLVLDQLRSMGGTRFVVTLNDRPLGMEVLPVTPRKAAVMKAVDEVLRQTLGHDTDISVTFVSPEDLRIFNAGLKLDELPRSWAHYALTLEPVNPPVLVTQIQMAPGEWLYIASLLPEPYTSLEEQGLPAQQVWFIVLTSGFLLLFIGLLVHWQSRPLKRLARAARDLSLGADVEPVAEGGGSEVVEVGRAFNTMRERISRYLTERSQLFSAISHDLRTPITRLRLRVELLEDEKLQAKFGRDLDELELLVKGALQCVKDTDIHENIEPVDLNHVLDCLVEPYLAPNGNGRVTQHGRALSAYPGKPLALKRCIGNLIDNALKYGQNAHLHIDDDDSAFVLHVDDEGPGVPQQRLEQVFEPHFRLAGQQQGYGLGLGIARNIAHSHGGEVTLQNLREGGLRVTLQLPRSVD
- a CDS encoding response regulator, translating into MSSVNKSILLVDDDQEIRELLETYLTRAGFQVRATADGAGFRQALNEAPSDLVILDVMLPDEDGFSLCRWVRQHPRQAQVPIIMLTASSDEADRVIGLELGADDYLGKPFSPRELQARIKALLRRAQFAHERSGSEVLAFDDWRLDMVSHRLFHADGEEVILSGADFALLKLFLDHPQQILDRDTIGNATRGRDLMPLDRIVDMAVSRLRQRLRDTEKPPRLIRTVRGSGYQLAANVVAGNGH